From a single Candoia aspera isolate rCanAsp1 chromosome 2, rCanAsp1.hap2, whole genome shotgun sequence genomic region:
- the LOC134490685 gene encoding solute carrier family 26 member 10-like isoform X2 has protein sequence MSALAFYRGIYTQKHFQQVYGVPPEPESSLAGMLKGRLSRGCRCSKAAALHLLRSRLPVASWLPKYQPKKWLLGDLLAGLTVGIVHIPQGMAFALLTSVAPIYGLYTSFFPALLYMLFGTGRHVSTGTFAVVSLMTGSMVERLVPIPQQSNGTGPVEVALLERERIEVAAAMAFLMGLLMVMMFMLHLGFLSTYLSEPVVKAFTSAAALHVVVSQLQSLLGISLPRPSGYFAIFKVLLATGICFASSLNTHYNVQIVGHLPAGFPQPQLPALHLLPQVLGDTVALAFVAYAISVSLAMIYSEKHHYAIDPNQELLAHGVSNLVSSLFTCFPSSATLATTNILESAGGHTQLSGLFTSAIVLVVLIWIGPLFHYLPKAVLACINVTSLRQMFLQFRDLPELWRISHVDFAVWVVTWLSVVVLNVDFGLAVGVVFSMMTVVCRTQRAECSVLGRAADTEIYKPVKYNSKCFEIPGVKILSYQAPIYYGNRSFFRDIVSKLVGLQRDWEQPKDPQSNSRIRMDIATVESSACVLEKKLSSGLDIQAVILDCSGISFVDSSGARLLIQVCVECQKAGMQIHLSACNANVLQTLSFCGLMHHLTPQQIFVTVHDAVSYLQQTTENMEQKDPTIWV, from the exons ATGAGTGCCTTGGCCTTCTACCGCGGCATCTACACCCAGAAGCACTTCCAGCAGGTCTATGGGGTGCCGCCGGAGCCAGAGAGCAGCCTAGCAGGGATGCTGAAGGGCAGGCTGAGCCGAGGCTGCCGGTGCTCCAAAGCAGCAGCCTTGCACTTGCTTAGAAGCAGGCTGCCCGTGGCAAGTTGGCTGCCCAAGTACCAGCCGAAGAAATGGCTTTTGGGGGACCTGCTGGCGGGCTTAACTGTGGGCATTGTACACATCCCTCAAG GAATGGCCTTTGCTCTGCTCACTTCAGTAGCTCCAATCTATGGGCTCTACACTTCGTTCTTCCCTGCCTTGCTGTATATGCTTTTTGGGACAGGGCGTCATGTGTCCACAG GCACATTTGCTGTGGTCAGCCTGATGACAGGCTCCATGGTGGAGCGCTTGGTTCCCATCCCCCAGCAGTCCAATGGCACGGGTCCTGTTGAAGTGGCCTTGTTGGAGAGAGAACGCATCGAGGTAGCTGCTGCCATGGCCTTCCTCATGGGGCTCCTCATG GTCATGATGTTTATGCTTCACTTGGGCTTCCTTTCCACCTACCTCTCGGAACCAGTAGTCAAGGCCTTTACTAGTGCTGCTGCCTTGCACGTGGTGGTTTCTCAGCTACAGAGCCTTCTGGGCATATCCTTACCACGCCCCAGTGGCTACTTTGCCATCTTCAAG GTACTGCTTGCCACAGGAATCTGCTTTGCTTCCTCTCTGAACACCCACTATAATGTACAGATTGTTGGGCACCTCCCAGCAGG GTTCCCACAGCCCCAGCTCCCAGCTCTGCATCTGCTGCCCCAAGTGTTGGGTGATACGGTGGCCCTCGCTTTCGTGGCCTACGCCATCTCAGTGTCACTGGCCATGATCTACTCTGAGAAGCACCACTATGCCATTGATCCCAACCAG GAGCTTCTGGCTCATGGTGTTTCAAACCTAGTCTCTTCCCTGTTCACCTGTTTCCCCAGTTCAGCCACTCTGGCTACAACCAACATTTTGGAGAGTGCTGGTGGACACACACAG CTTTCTGGACTCTTCACCAGTGCCATTGTCCTGGTTGTATTAATATGGATCGGACCACTCTTTCATTATTTACCAAAG GCTGTCTTGGCTTGTATCAATGTCACCAGTCTTCGACAGATGTTTCTGCAGTTCCGGGACTTGCCTGAGCTGTGGAGGATCAGCCATGTGGACTTT GCTGTGTGGGTGGTCACATGGCTTTCTGTGGTGGTGCTCAATGTGGACTTTGGCCTGGCAGTGGGGGTTGTGTTCTCCATGATGACTGTTGTATGCCGCACACAGAG GGCTGAATGCTCTGTGCTGGGCAGAGCAGCTGATACGGAAATCTACAAGCCTGTCAAGTACAATAGCAAG tGCTTTGAGATCCCGGGTGTGAAGATCTTGAGCTACCAGGCCCCCATCTATTATGGAAACCGCAGTTTCTTTAGAGATATTGTCAGCAAACTTGTGGGGCTGCAGCGAGACTGGGAACAGCCTAAGGATCCACAGTCTAACAGCAGGATCAGAATGGACATTGCTACAGTG gAGAGCAGTGCTTGTGTCTTGGAAAAGAAGCTTAGCTCAG GCTTAGACATACAGGCTGTGATACTTGACTGCAGTGGAATATCCTTTGTTGATTCATCTGGGGCACGGCTCCTTATCCAG GTGTGCGTGGAATGTCAAAAAGCCGGCATGCAGATACATCTGTCTGCCTGTAATG CCAACGTTCTACAGACATTGAGTTTTTGTGGCCTCATGCATCACCTAACTCCCCAGCAGATTTTTGTCACTGTTCATGACGCTGTTTCCTACCTCCAGCAAACCACG GAAAACATGGAACAGAAGGACCCAACCATCTGGGTATAA
- the LOC134490685 gene encoding solute carrier family 26 member 10-like isoform X1: MSALAFYRGIYTQKHFQQVYGVPPEPESSLAGMLKGRLSRGCRCSKAAALHLLRSRLPVASWLPKYQPKKWLLGDLLAGLTVGIVHIPQGMAFALLTSVAPIYGLYTSFFPALLYMLFGTGRHVSTGTFAVVSLMTGSMVERLVPIPQQSNGTGPVEVALLERERIEVAAAMAFLMGLLMVMMFMLHLGFLSTYLSEPVVKAFTSAAALHVVVSQLQSLLGISLPRPSGYFAIFKTLASVVEELPLTNMAELLISGLCLAVLVPIKEINHRYSSRMWVPIPGEIIMVLLATGICFASSLNTHYNVQIVGHLPAGFPQPQLPALHLLPQVLGDTVALAFVAYAISVSLAMIYSEKHHYAIDPNQELLAHGVSNLVSSLFTCFPSSATLATTNILESAGGHTQLSGLFTSAIVLVVLIWIGPLFHYLPKAVLACINVTSLRQMFLQFRDLPELWRISHVDFAVWVVTWLSVVVLNVDFGLAVGVVFSMMTVVCRTQRAECSVLGRAADTEIYKPVKYNSKCFEIPGVKILSYQAPIYYGNRSFFRDIVSKLVGLQRDWEQPKDPQSNSRIRMDIATVESSACVLEKKLSSGLDIQAVILDCSGISFVDSSGARLLIQVCVECQKAGMQIHLSACNANVLQTLSFCGLMHHLTPQQIFVTVHDAVSYLQQTTENMEQKDPTIWV, encoded by the exons ATGAGTGCCTTGGCCTTCTACCGCGGCATCTACACCCAGAAGCACTTCCAGCAGGTCTATGGGGTGCCGCCGGAGCCAGAGAGCAGCCTAGCAGGGATGCTGAAGGGCAGGCTGAGCCGAGGCTGCCGGTGCTCCAAAGCAGCAGCCTTGCACTTGCTTAGAAGCAGGCTGCCCGTGGCAAGTTGGCTGCCCAAGTACCAGCCGAAGAAATGGCTTTTGGGGGACCTGCTGGCGGGCTTAACTGTGGGCATTGTACACATCCCTCAAG GAATGGCCTTTGCTCTGCTCACTTCAGTAGCTCCAATCTATGGGCTCTACACTTCGTTCTTCCCTGCCTTGCTGTATATGCTTTTTGGGACAGGGCGTCATGTGTCCACAG GCACATTTGCTGTGGTCAGCCTGATGACAGGCTCCATGGTGGAGCGCTTGGTTCCCATCCCCCAGCAGTCCAATGGCACGGGTCCTGTTGAAGTGGCCTTGTTGGAGAGAGAACGCATCGAGGTAGCTGCTGCCATGGCCTTCCTCATGGGGCTCCTCATG GTCATGATGTTTATGCTTCACTTGGGCTTCCTTTCCACCTACCTCTCGGAACCAGTAGTCAAGGCCTTTACTAGTGCTGCTGCCTTGCACGTGGTGGTTTCTCAGCTACAGAGCCTTCTGGGCATATCCTTACCACGCCCCAGTGGCTACTTTGCCATCTTCAAG ACACTGGCCTCTGTTGTGGAAGAGTTGCCTTTAACCAACATGGCGGAACTGCTTATCTCAGGGCTCTGCTTAGCTGTGCTGGTACCTATCAAAGAAATCAACCACCGCTACAGTAGCCGGATGTGGGTCCCCATCCCAGGAGAGATCATCATG GTACTGCTTGCCACAGGAATCTGCTTTGCTTCCTCTCTGAACACCCACTATAATGTACAGATTGTTGGGCACCTCCCAGCAGG GTTCCCACAGCCCCAGCTCCCAGCTCTGCATCTGCTGCCCCAAGTGTTGGGTGATACGGTGGCCCTCGCTTTCGTGGCCTACGCCATCTCAGTGTCACTGGCCATGATCTACTCTGAGAAGCACCACTATGCCATTGATCCCAACCAG GAGCTTCTGGCTCATGGTGTTTCAAACCTAGTCTCTTCCCTGTTCACCTGTTTCCCCAGTTCAGCCACTCTGGCTACAACCAACATTTTGGAGAGTGCTGGTGGACACACACAG CTTTCTGGACTCTTCACCAGTGCCATTGTCCTGGTTGTATTAATATGGATCGGACCACTCTTTCATTATTTACCAAAG GCTGTCTTGGCTTGTATCAATGTCACCAGTCTTCGACAGATGTTTCTGCAGTTCCGGGACTTGCCTGAGCTGTGGAGGATCAGCCATGTGGACTTT GCTGTGTGGGTGGTCACATGGCTTTCTGTGGTGGTGCTCAATGTGGACTTTGGCCTGGCAGTGGGGGTTGTGTTCTCCATGATGACTGTTGTATGCCGCACACAGAG GGCTGAATGCTCTGTGCTGGGCAGAGCAGCTGATACGGAAATCTACAAGCCTGTCAAGTACAATAGCAAG tGCTTTGAGATCCCGGGTGTGAAGATCTTGAGCTACCAGGCCCCCATCTATTATGGAAACCGCAGTTTCTTTAGAGATATTGTCAGCAAACTTGTGGGGCTGCAGCGAGACTGGGAACAGCCTAAGGATCCACAGTCTAACAGCAGGATCAGAATGGACATTGCTACAGTG gAGAGCAGTGCTTGTGTCTTGGAAAAGAAGCTTAGCTCAG GCTTAGACATACAGGCTGTGATACTTGACTGCAGTGGAATATCCTTTGTTGATTCATCTGGGGCACGGCTCCTTATCCAG GTGTGCGTGGAATGTCAAAAAGCCGGCATGCAGATACATCTGTCTGCCTGTAATG CCAACGTTCTACAGACATTGAGTTTTTGTGGCCTCATGCATCACCTAACTCCCCAGCAGATTTTTGTCACTGTTCATGACGCTGTTTCCTACCTCCAGCAAACCACG GAAAACATGGAACAGAAGGACCCAACCATCTGGGTATAA